The Clostridium sp. DL-VIII DNA window ACGAGCCATTAAACAAAACTTTTGGAGAATTATCACCAGAAGAAAAAAATGAAATAAGCCATAGAGGATTAGCGCTAAAAAAATTAAAAAAGATATTATATAAGTTAGTATAGCTAATAAAAAAGAATTATATTGGTATATAACAAACAGTATTTATTAGAAAAGATAACGTGTCATCATATAACTTAATATTATTATTGCAGCAATATAATTAATAAAGGAGTTTAGGAGGAAATTTTATGCTAATTGCAGTTGTAAGTGATACACATAGAATAACTAAATATATTAAACTGGCTAAGGAATTAATAAAAGGAGCTGATATATTAATACATTTAGGTGATAATATTGAAGATGTACAAATATTAGAAGATAATTTTAATGGAAAAGTATATGCGGTTGCAGGAAACTGTGATTATTCAGGGAAATATCCAAAGGAAGGAATTATAGAAGTAAATAACAGAAAAATATTCTTTACTCATGGAGATCTATATGGAGTTAAAAGTTCTATAAATAATATTTATTATAGAGGCAGGGAAGTGGAAGCTGATGTTGTTTTGTTTGGGCATACCCATGAACAATTATTAGAAAAAGAAAATGGTATTATATTAATGAATCCAGGAAGTGTGTCATTGCCAAGATTTAGAGGAAGATATGTTGGATTTATAAATATAAACGACAATAGTGATATTGATACATACTTTAAGGAAATAAGAGAATAAATGAATTGCTTGAATGTAGGTTAAGGATAATAAATTGATTCAAATATGTATCTTAAAAATTATGAATTTGGGGAAGTTGATAAGGTAATGAAGCTTAGCATGAATCGTTAATTCTGTGCTTGAATAAATTTGAAAGAAAGTACTTCCATGGATATAAAATCATTTAAATTCCATTAAGTAAAATATTTATTATAAAATTATTAAAAAAGGTATTGACGAAACAGATTTCATATTGTAGAATAATCATTGTCGCTGAGAGATAAGCAGCAAAGCTTAAAATCGGTCAAGACCTTCGGGGTGTAGCGCAGTTGGGAGCGCGCGTGGTTTGGGACCATGAGGTCGCAGGTTCAATCCCTGTCACCCCGACCATTAAAACTAATCTTTGATTTGAGTTTTTAATTATGCGGGTATCGTATATCGGTAATACTCCAGCCTTCCAAGCTGGAAAGGTGGGTTCGATTCCCACTACCCGCTCCATTATAAAAACTTAAATATCAAAGTTAGTAAGAAAAGAGCTTGACAAAGTTTGAAGCACGGGTTAAAATTAAATCCGTTCTGAAAACAAAACAGATTGACAAAATAGAGTATATGTTGTATAATAATACTCGTCTGAAAAAGAAACATGACAAGATTATAATATGCGTTTTTAGCTCAGCTGGATAGAGCAACGCCCTTCTAAGGCGTGGGCCGGGGGTTCGAATCCCTTAAAACGCACCATTAAAATCGGGGTGTAGCGCAGTTGGGAGCGCGCGTGGTTTGGGACCATGAGGTCGCAGGTTCAATCCCTGTCACCCCGACCATTAAAACTAATTTTTGATTAAGTTTTTGATTATGCGGGTATCGTATATCGGTAATACTCCAGCCTTCCAAGCTGGAAAGGTGGGTTCGATTCCCACTACCCGCTCCATACAAACTTAAAGTTTGTAACATAAATATTATAATATGCGTTTTTAGCTCAGCTGGATAGAGCAACGCCCTTCTAAGGCGTGGGCCGGGGGTTCGAATCCCTTAAAACGCACCATGATGGTGAACGTAGTTCAGTTGGTAGAGCGCCAGTTTGTGGCACTGGTTGTCGTGGGTTCGAGTCCCATCGTTCACCCCATTTTGGGATGTCGCCAAGCGGTAAGGCAATGGACTTTGACTCCATTATGCGTAGGTTCAAATCCTGCCATCCCAGCCATTATTTCGGTTTACTAGCTCAGTCGGTAGAGCACATGACTTTTAATCATGGTGTCCCGGGTTCGATTCCCGGGTAAGCCACCAAATTTTTGTTTATGCAGGTGTGGCGGAATTGGCAGACGCACTAGACTTAGGATCTAGCGCCTTACGGTGTAAGAGTTCGACTCTCTTCACCTGCACCAAATGAGCGGAAATGACTCAACGGTAGAGTGCCACCTTGCCAAGGTGGAGGCTGCGGGTTCGAATCCCGTTTTCCGCTCCATCATGTAAAAATATATAAAATGTACATGCGGGTATCGTATATCGGTAATACTCCAGCCTTCCAAGCTGGAAAGGTGGGTTCGATTCCCACTACCCGCTCCATAATATGTTTACAATAATAATATGCGTGATTAGCTCAGTTGGTAGAGCACCTGACTCTTAATCAGGGTGTCCAGGGTTCGAATCCCTGATGACGCACCATGGTAAATATATTTTAGTGAAAATCTAGGATATTAGGAATAAGCTTTACAGTTAATTCCATATTGGGATGTCGCCAAGCGGTAAGGCAATGGACTTTGACTCCATTATGCGTAGGTTCAAATCCTGCCATCCCAGCCATTATTTCGGTTTACTAGCTCAGTCGGTAGAGCACATGACTTTTAATCATGGTGTCCCGGGTTCGATTCCCGGGTAAGCCACCAAATTTTTGTTTATGCAGGTGTGGCGGAATTGGCAGACGCACTAGACTTAGGATCTAGCGCCTTACGGTGTAAGAGTTCGACTCTCTTCATCTGCACCAAATGAGCGGAAATGACTCAACGGTAGAGTGCCACCTTGCCAAGGTGGAGGCTGCGGGTTCGAATCCCGTTTTCCGCTCCATACATGAAATAATATAAATATATATGCGGGTATCGTATATCGGTAATACTCCAGCCTTCCAAGCTGGAAAGGTGGGTTCGATTCCCACTACCCGCTCCAAAAAAACAACTGGTATCAGTTGTTTTTATTTATATATAAATAAACATGCACTTGTAGTTCAGTTGGATAGAGCGTTGGACTTCGAATCCAGAAGTCGTGAGTTCGAATCTCACCAGGTGCACCATAAAGCAAGTAATACCAACTATTTAGAGGTTTTCTAGATAGTTGGTATTCTTGTTTTTTCCACACTTTTTCCACACTAGAAAGTGCTTAGGATATCAATTGTTCTATCTTTATGTCTTTTTAATACATGAGTATAGGTATCAGCAGTTATATTGATAGTACTATGTCCCAATAATTTAGAAACAGTCTTTAAAGGAATATCATTTTCAAACTGCTTAGTAGCATAAGTATGCCTTAAGCAATGTATGTGTTTATATTCAACTCCAATTCTTTTTAGAAATCTAGAAAATGATCTAGTTAAATTACTATCATCTATCAGCTGACCAATTTCATTACAAAATATTAAATCATTATCTATATAACTATTTCCAACCTCTAATTTTCGAATTTTTTGTTTTTCTGCTATTTCTGTAAATATATTAACTAAACTAGCTTGAAGAGGAATATCACGCTCACTGTTGTAAGTTTTTGTTGTCTGAATAGTGGGAGAGTAATGCTTTTTCACTCTATAGGATATTATAGATTTGGAATCTGTGGATAACTTGATATAATTAATGGTATGAATAGATTGGATAAGAAAATAACAGTAAAAGAAATATTAATAGACAAGTATAATGAGTTTAAAGTAAGGTATTGGTACAAGGTTCCCGAAATCATGCGAGAGCATGTAGATAATTTAGTTAGCAAATCTATTAGTTGTGGTAATATTGAAAATGGATTTGCACAATATATTTGTGAAGAATGTAGGGATACAACTAAAGTTCCATTCACATGCAAGAGTAAATTTTGTAATAAATGTGGCAGGTTATATACATTAAAGTGGGCGGAAAAGCAACAGCAGAATATGCTTAGGGTAGGTCATCGGCACAGTGTATTTACAATGCCAGATGATTTAAGGAAGTTTTTCTATAAGAGGAGAGAACTTTTAAAAGAATTACAAGATGGTGTATATGATGTAATTAAATATTGGTATGAAAAGGATAAGAAAGTAAAATATGAAGGTGGTGTTATTGCAGTTATTCATACTTTCGGTAGTGATTTAAAATGGAATCCACATGTACATGCTTTGGTTACAGAAGGCGCAATTAATAAAGATATTAATTGGTGGAAACCAGTAGATTATATACCATATGAGTATTTAAAGAAATCATGGCAAAGAGTATTGTTAAATATAATAAAAAAGCATTTTGACTGCTATAAAACTAGGCAATTAATAAGTAGGATGTATAGAGAATATCCTAAAGGTTTTTATGTTAATGCTAAGAGAAGATTAAATGACACAAGGCAAGCTGTTAAGTATATAGTAGATATTTAGCTCGAGCAGCGATAGCTGAATATAGAATTGAAGTATGATGGAGAAAAAGTAACATTTTGGTATAAAGACCATGATGATGGACATAAAGTTAGAGTTAGAATGGGAGTGTTAGAATTTATAGGGAAAATAACACAACATATATCTCCAAAAGGATTTAAAACTGTAAGGAGTTATGGGATATATTCAAGGAGAAGAAATAAAATATCAAAGCAAATAGTATATCTCTATAATTTTATTAAGCAAGTTTCGATAAGAGAGTTACTTAATGAAAGTAAGTCAAGTGAAATTAAGAAAAGTTGGAAAGAGAGAATAATAGATAGTTTTGGTATAAATCCGTTAAAATGCAATAAGCGTGGAACAGAAAAAATTTTGTGGAGAATATGGCATAAGGACTATGGGGTGATATATGATATAAAGGAAACTAGGAATTTGGAGGATATATTATATGAGCCCCAAAAAGAAGATACTACACAAGTACACAGAGAAGTTTTACAAATATCAATGCTATAAATGCAGTTACTCAGAGTGGGCTCCCGCCGATATCGTAGATGAGTTTGCAGATATGGATGAATTTTGTGATGAGGAATACAATTCAGAACAGGAATGTAAAAGAAGGGGAATGCCAGTAATGGAGTGCCCTAATTGTAATGCAGATTTTTATTATTCAGGAGAAAAGAAAACGAAGGAAGGTTCATATTGGATTGATGAAGATGAACCTTTTCCGTTTTAAATTCACAAAACTCACAGTCCCCGCTAGGGGATTTTTTTATACAACAATTGAAGTTTAAATGGTGATAGTATCATTTATAAAGAATCTTGTAACTAGATTGACTTGGGTTTGAAAAGATAATATATTTTTTTGGTCAAATATAGAGGCTTTTGTATACTCATACTTGAATAAATTTTTTGATAATGATGATATGTGGCCCAGGACACATAAAAAGAAAGTTGAAAATTCATACAGAAAATATGATTATGATTATACTAAGAAAACAAATTTGTTTGGTATTGATTTGTTATATCCGAAGATTTCTAGTAAACCATATATAAAAGGTAAAAAGCAGTATATAGAGATATTAATGATGTATTTTTTGCTAAAAGAATTTGAAGGAGATAATGGGTATTGGGATAAGTATTTAGATATGATCTTTGCAAAGGATAAAGATGATAATTAATTTAAAAAATAAAAGACACTAAAATAAAGATAAATTTTACTTAAAAGCAAATCAAATTCTACTTGAAAAAAATTAAAAGTTACTTATAAGTAAAAAGTATATTAGAGTTATGCTTTTTAGGGTAGAATATAGGTATATATTGAGCTACTTATAAAAAAAGCTTGTCTACTTAACACAAACTTGTTGCTACTTAAAGTAAATAAAGCTTTAGAACTAATTCTAAAGAGTAATTGAAGTGATTTTACTTATAAAAATATAAATCTACTTGAAAGTAAATTAAATATACTTGAAACAGAAAGGAGGCTTTAATATTTAATGAATATTAAAATGTCATTAGAAGAAATAATAAATACGGGTGAAGGGCAGTACTTTGACAGAAAATCATCTAAGATACAAATAAATAAACTAGTAGAGACTATAATTGCTTTTGCTAATGCTGATGGTGGAGAAGTGGCTATAGGTATTGAGGATGGTAAATTGGTGGGTATAAATAATCAAGGAAACATAAAGATAAATGACTTCATTCAATGCAGTTTCGATAAATGTATACCAGCAATTAAAGCAAATTATGAATATTTAGATATAGTAAAAGATAATGGTACTGATGATAGGATACTTATAATTCATATTGAACCAAGCATAGACAAAGTTCATAAAACTATATCAGATGAAGTTTTTTTAAGAGTTGGAGATGAAAATAAAAAGCTTAATTTTGAACAAAGATTAAATCTTGAATATGATAAAGGGGAAAGACTTTTTGAAGATAAGATAATAGAAAATTGTACTATGGAAGATTTAGATGTAGATGTACTAAAAAGTTATGCAGAGGCAGTTAAATACACGGGATCTGATTATGAAAGACTTCTTTATGCAAGAGGATTAGCTAGAAGAAGTAAGGAAGGTGCTAAAATTACAGTTGCAGCAGTGTTATTATTTGCTGAAAATCCAAGCATATTTTTGCCTAATGCACGAGTTAGATTTTTTAGATATGAAGGAAGTAGTGCAGAAGTTGGTGTAGGGATGAACATTATAAAGCAGGAAATGATTGAAGGACCACTTCCAAAGCAGATAGAAATGTTAAAGAATGTAGTAAAAGCACAATTAAGAGAATTTACAACACTTAACCCTTTGAATGGAAAGTTTATTACTATTCCAGAATATCCAGAGTTTGCATGGCAGGAAGGGATAATTAATGCTATTACTCATAGAGCATATAATATCCAAGGTGATGATACAAAAATATTTATGTATGATGATAGATTAGAAATAAAAAGCCCTGGGAAATTCCCTAATATAGTAAACAAAGAAAATATAAGAGAAGTTAGATATTCAAGAAATCCAAGAATAGCAAGGGTTTTAACTGAACTAGGATGGGTAAGAGAACTTGGAGAAGGTGTAAAGAGAATATATAAGGAAATGAAAGAGTATTTTCTTGATGATCCTATTTATGATGAACCAAGTTATTCTGTATCGCTTCTGCTTAAGAATAATATTATGACAAGAAGGCAAAGACGTACAGAGAGAGTAAATTATTTAATAGATATTGATTGGAATAAGTTCACTGATAATGAGAAAAAAGCTATTGAAATGGCTTATTCAACAGGAAAATTATATACTAAGGATTTTGCAGAGCTAATAAAGCGAAGTTCTACTTATGCAAGAACTGTGCTAAATGGTCTTGCTGATAAAGGTATATTAAAGAAAGTGGCATCATCTACTACAGATCCACATCAATACTATGTATTTAAAGAAGCTGTGAAATAGATTATAGGTACATTAAAATATTTTAAAAATATCATTGTTATATTACAGAGTTTATATAACTAAGGTAAAAATACATTTATCGGTGTTAATAAAAGTACAAAGGAGATAGTTATGGTACCAATAAAAATTCAAGAATTTGCAAAGAAATATGTAGAAACAAATAAAGATTAAAGATTATGATTCTAGATTTAAAGAAAAGTAAGTATAAGTTTACCCCAGTTTTGCCCCTTATCCAATAACATTGGACAGTAATATTTAATAATATGGAATATATTAGTGGACATATTAAAGCCATTTATGACTACTTAATAGCAATAAATACCATGTTATATATTTCCAGAAGTCGTGGGTTCGAATCCCACCAAGTGCACCATAAAAGTAGTAATACTAACGGTTTAGAGAAAGCTAAATCGTTGGTATTTTTATTTAGGAGCAATGTATTAGGTAGTTGCTCCTCATAAACCACACGCTTTGCGTGTGAGCATCGAAGAGCTTTAGCGGTGGGAATGAAAAAAAGTCCTCCTTTTGATAATTATAATAAGTAGAGTTTCGCCGACCGAATTTAAAATCAAAAGGAGGACATCCGTATGGACGAAGATAATTTATCACATACAAAATGGAGTTGTAAATACCATATAGTTTTTATACCGAAGTACAGGAGAAAAACTATATATGGGAAAATAAGACAAGATGTTGGACAGATACTGAGACAATTGTGCAAATACAAAAATGTTGATATAATTGACGCCCACGCATGTGTGGATCATATACATATGTTGGTATCCATACCACCAAAACTTAGTGTTTCAAGTTTTATGGGATATCTCAAGGGAAAAAGCTCGTTGATGATCTATGATAGACATGCCAATTTAAAGTACAAGCATGGAAATAGGCATTTCTGGGCGAAAGGTTATTTTGTGAGCACTGTTGGATTAAACAAAGCAACAATCGCAAAATATATAAGGGAACAAGAAAACGAAGATAAGATGTCAGATAATATGACAACTAAAGAGTACGAAGACCCTTTTAAGGGTTGCTAGAGAGCTAAATGCGGCTGGCGGAATCAATAGATGCTGCTGGTAACGTGCCCTTAGAGGGTATAATAAAAGCCACCAGCTGAGCTGGTGGTTACTTACTGTGGAACGTGACACCACACAGCCCTCATTTAGTTACACAATTTTCCCTAAATGAAATTTTTAAGAATACACAGGTTAAAGAATATGTTATAATTGGAATATAATGGTGAATAAGTATTGAGTAAAATTTATTTGGATAACATACAAATAAATTGTAATTTCGTGGTGTAGATTATTTATATTAAATAAATGGAAGAGAGAAAGTAGCATGGAGGATATTATGTGTAAAATATACAAAGCACCAATTGGATGGAATCCAACAAGATTAAATCCATTTACTACAACGGGGTATTATGGAAAAGAATGGTCAGTATTTATTTACGATGAAGAGATTCGACATCATAGTAATATATATGAGAATACTAGGGTATATGTTGTTCAGGTGAATCCGGAAGTGGATTCTAAATATGAAAGATTATTTGATTATTTGACTTATGAAACAAAACATAGAAGAAACGTAATATTAAGTTTACCTAAGCATGTAAATTTTGATGAGGTTCTTAAGATGTTTGATAATTTTCATTCGGATAATGAATTTAGAGAAAGCGATGGAAAATATTTAGTGCATAGTACTACAAAAGAATCTTGGGAGAGCATTAAAAAATCTGGTGTATTATTATCTCCAAATAAACTAAAGAAGCAGGGAATAAGTATATTAGAGATTGGGCTTAAACCGATGTTAGAGCCAGATGATTATTCTGATTACGTTATGTTGGATGTATTAGAAGGATGTGGAGAATTAGTTGTAAATTCAAGACAGTTAGGATCTGTTTGTATAACTCCAGATATAAAATATATACCTGGAGTTAGAATATATTTTGATGCGGAATTAATCATAAAAGATGGTCTTGGTACAAGGGATGGATTACACATCTTGAAAATAAAAGATAGATTACCATTAGACAAGTATTTACTTGACGTTATAAGCGCTGAGTCATTTCAGAAAAAAGAATGGACCCCTACAACATTTACAAATGAAGCTAATAGATACTTTTTAGAAGGACGATAAAGTTCAATTTGTCGCAGATAGTAGAAACATAATTTAGAATACAATTTTTAAACTGTATATGAACCCTAAAACGCATTATTCTAAAATGAATTATGTGTTTTTTTATGCTCAAAATCAAAGAAAGGAGGGCGGAGCATTTGATACGACCAAGTAAAAGCGCCGCGGTTATGAGTAAGAATCCTATAAAAGTAATTCTAAAAATTCATTTTACAGATTTTTTGTATATAACTGAGGGCGTTGTGGTGTAGTAATTTTTTATAAGATTTTATAGGAAATGTGGGGGGCTTAAAATAATATCAGTACATTAAGTTCACTAATAGTACAGAAAGAATCTTGTGTACTATTGCTTTGAAGTAACTATATATCTAGGGTTATCTATTATAGTACACTAAAAATGGATATTTAAAAAAATAAGAAGAGATATATTAATATAGGTTGTTGAATAACTAATTTTTACAAATAGTTGCTTAAGAAAATATTCTTAGGAATTATTGATTCCAAGGATATTTTCTAGATTTTATTCCTTGAAGTTTTTTATTAAATTCATCTATTAAGTAAGCTAATAGAACCCATTTTATATAATTTCATCCCTATGGGAGATTCGAGAAACAAAGCATTTTCATAGCGTCTATCAGTAAACGACTCAATACTTTTAGCTTTACGCATATTCACATCAGTTAAAAAATTAAATTCTAGGTTTGAGGCAATTTCAAACCATTCTGCTGAGTCATATGCTGTATCTGCAATTATTAAAAAAGGGTTATAAATTTTAGCTTCATATAATAAATCAGAAACTTGATTATCATGAAGATGAATAATCATTATAAGCAACTGTTAGAGATAGTTGGAGAATATTATGGACTAGATGCTAAGATATTTTAATTTGCTTTATTTTTAATAATTTTATATAAAATAAAATGAAGTATAACACTAAATATATAGTTTGGGTATACTCAACATATAGAAAAATAGTATTATGCTGGGAAAGATAATGGCCATTTATATAGACAACTATAGCTAGTGTATCAATATTAATAAAAGCTAGTATTATTAAGAAATATTAAGAAATATAAGAATAATTTTAGAAAATAGTAATGGTATAAATAAATGAAGTGGTAGTATAGATGATAAGATAAAACACGTCGCTGAGAGCGAAAAACAACTTAAATTAATATTTGAAAAGCTCAAAAATAAAGAGTTGAAAAAGAATTTTAAAAAGTTGTTGACAAGCTCGAAAGTAGATGATACACTGAATAAGCTGTCGAGAGCGACAGAGACTTACAAAAGTAAAACAACGAAAGTTGTGAAAGAAAATGGTCTTTGAAAATTGAACAGAAAATAATAAGTACATTTAAGTAAACCAGCAATTTTTATTTGAGTAAGCTAAGATTAAACTTTTAATTGAGAGTTTGATCCTGGCTCAGGACGAACGCTGGCGGCGTGCTTAACACATGCAAGTCGAGCGATGAAGTTCCTTCGGGGATGGATTAGCGGCGGACGGGTGAGTAACACGTGGGTAACCTGCCTCATAGAGGGGAATAGCCTTCCGAAAGGAAGATTAATACCGCATAAGATTGTAGTGCCGCATGGCATAGCAATTAAAGGAGTAATCCGCTATGAGATGGACCCGCGTCGCATTAGCTAGTTGGTGAGGTAACGGCTCACCAAGGCGACGATGCGTAGCCGACCTGAGAGGGTGATCGGCCACATTGGGACTGAGACACGGCCCAGACTCCTACGGGAGGCAGCAGTGGGGAATATTGCACAATGGGGGAAACCCTGATGCAGCAACGCCGCGTGAGTGATGACGGTCTTCGGATTGTAAAGCTCTGTCTTCAGGGACGATAATGACGGTACCTGAGGAGGAAGCCACGGCTAACTACGTGCCAGCAGCCGCGGTAATACGTAGGTGGCAAGCGTTGTCCGGATTTACTGGGCGTAAAGGGAGCGTAGGTGGATATTTAAGTGGGATGTGAAATACTCGGGCTTAACCTGGGTGCTGCATTCCAAACTGGATATCTAGAGTGCAGG harbors:
- a CDS encoding metallophosphoesterase: MLIAVVSDTHRITKYIKLAKELIKGADILIHLGDNIEDVQILEDNFNGKVYAVAGNCDYSGKYPKEGIIEVNNRKIFFTHGDLYGVKSSINNIYYRGREVEADVVLFGHTHEQLLEKENGIILMNPGSVSLPRFRGRYVGFININDNSDIDTYFKEIRE
- a CDS encoding tyrosine-type recombinase/integrase: MKKHYSPTIQTTKTYNSERDIPLQASLVNIFTEIAEKQKIRKLEVGNSYIDNDLIFCNEIGQLIDDSNLTRSFSRFLKRIGVEYKHIHCLRHTYATKQFENDIPLKTVSKLLGHSTINITADTYTHVLKRHKDRTIDILSTF
- a CDS encoding ATP-binding protein; the encoded protein is MNIKMSLEEIINTGEGQYFDRKSSKIQINKLVETIIAFANADGGEVAIGIEDGKLVGINNQGNIKINDFIQCSFDKCIPAIKANYEYLDIVKDNGTDDRILIIHIEPSIDKVHKTISDEVFLRVGDENKKLNFEQRLNLEYDKGERLFEDKIIENCTMEDLDVDVLKSYAEAVKYTGSDYERLLYARGLARRSKEGAKITVAAVLLFAENPSIFLPNARVRFFRYEGSSAEVGVGMNIIKQEMIEGPLPKQIEMLKNVVKAQLREFTTLNPLNGKFITIPEYPEFAWQEGIINAITHRAYNIQGDDTKIFMYDDRLEIKSPGKFPNIVNKENIREVRYSRNPRIARVLTELGWVRELGEGVKRIYKEMKEYFLDDPIYDEPSYSVSLLLKNNIMTRRQRRTERVNYLIDIDWNKFTDNEKKAIEMAYSTGKLYTKDFAELIKRSSTYARTVLNGLADKGILKKVASSTTDPHQYYVFKEAVK
- the tnpA gene encoding IS200/IS605 family transposase: MDEDNLSHTKWSCKYHIVFIPKYRRKTIYGKIRQDVGQILRQLCKYKNVDIIDAHACVDHIHMLVSIPPKLSVSSFMGYLKGKSSLMIYDRHANLKYKHGNRHFWAKGYFVSTVGLNKATIAKYIREQENEDKMSDNMTTKEYEDPFKGC